In Nocardia asteroides, the following proteins share a genomic window:
- a CDS encoding cytochrome P450 family protein, which yields MRALLASLEPGADIAALTAACDAEDQLAAYFADLLAVKRARPTDDLLSRLAVANGDDILDDDECVGTAILLFAAGFETTTNLIGNGVAALLAHPDQMRELRARPELASNAVEELLRYESPVQTNGRTVLQPTRLAGVDLHPGQVVLILLGGSQQRPGSVRRPRQSRHHPNRGPAIVVRGRHPFLPRRTACTARRGNIVPAPGVPISRSSAGRAAPLAHRAVFSRTFDLEGGHRISRWFIGQS from the coding sequence GTGCGGGCCCTGCTGGCCTCGCTCGAACCCGGTGCCGATATCGCAGCCTTGACAGCAGCCTGCGACGCCGAAGACCAACTTGCCGCATATTTCGCTGACCTGTTGGCGGTCAAACGCGCCCGCCCTACCGATGACCTACTGAGCCGGCTCGCCGTCGCGAATGGCGACGACATCCTAGACGACGACGAATGCGTCGGCACCGCGATTCTTTTGTTTGCGGCAGGGTTCGAGACCACCACGAACCTGATCGGCAACGGCGTCGCCGCGCTGCTCGCCCACCCTGACCAAATGCGCGAACTTCGTGCCAGGCCAGAGTTGGCGAGCAACGCAGTCGAAGAACTATTGCGCTATGAGTCCCCCGTCCAGACCAACGGGCGTACGGTGCTCCAGCCGACGCGACTGGCGGGAGTTGATTTACATCCCGGTCAGGTCGTACTGATCCTGCTTGGGGGCAGCCAACAGAGACCCGGATCGGTTCGACGACCCCGACAGTCTCGACATCACCCGAACCGGGGTCCCGCCATTGTCGTTCGGGGCCGGCATCCATTTCTGCCTCGGCGCACCGCTTGCACGGCTCGAAGGGGCAATATTGTTCCCGCTCCTGGCGTCCCGATTTCCCGATCTTCGGCTGGTCGAGCAGCCCCGCTGGCGCACCGGGCTGTCTTTTCGCGGACTTTCGACCTTGAAGGTGGTCACCGCATAAGTCGTTGGTTCATCGGACAGAGTTGA
- a CDS encoding cytochrome P450 family protein produces the protein MTVPSERALLLDALLTDHGSAGPYEAFRRLRQTQPVLVTRSGVLVLSRYDDCAAALRDRSLGKADESLGFGLSDIPEELHHQAMHRFRRTMLFRNPPDHHRLRRLVADVFTPRHIDELRGRIVTQVNHLLNVMEARVSVDIINDLALPLPVNVIGDLLGVPFTDRAVAALIER, from the coding sequence ATGACTGTACCGAGCGAGCGAGCACTGCTCCTGGATGCCTTGCTAACCGATCACGGCTCGGCCGGACCTTACGAGGCGTTCCGGCGGCTGCGCCAGACGCAACCAGTGTTGGTTACACGATCGGGCGTGCTGGTATTGAGCCGCTACGACGATTGCGCGGCGGCGCTCCGCGACCGCAGCCTCGGCAAGGCCGACGAGTCGCTGGGCTTCGGCTTGTCCGACATTCCTGAAGAGCTGCACCATCAGGCCATGCACCGGTTCCGACGCACCATGCTGTTCCGCAACCCTCCTGACCACCACCGGCTGCGTCGGTTGGTCGCCGACGTGTTCACCCCGAGGCACATCGACGAGTTGCGCGGCCGCATCGTCACACAGGTCAATCACTTGCTCAATGTCATGGAAGCACGGGTCTCCGTCGACATCATCAACGATCTGGCGCTCCCGCTGCCCGTGAATGTGATTGGAGATCTACTCGGGGTGCCCTTTACTGATAGAGCGGTAGCAGCACTGATAGAGCGGTAG
- a CDS encoding PaaI family thioesterase: MSNLSDTGGRSSDPDLEEWVRSFRLLEPRSTELPPHHPNCLGCGPANPHGHFLTAQRCAGGVVAHHRFDRRHVGAPGIVHGGAVATVVDDLFGFLLYTVGELAVTRHLDLDYLAPVQLDTPYALHAELRSRDGRKLHLGARIEDAGGHLVVTATALFIVVDVKHFLQSPVSARRQA; this comes from the coding sequence ATGAGCAATCTATCGGACACGGGCGGCAGGTCGTCCGATCCTGACTTGGAGGAATGGGTGCGTTCGTTCCGACTTTTGGAACCTCGATCGACTGAGTTGCCTCCCCACCATCCCAACTGTCTCGGTTGTGGACCGGCCAACCCGCATGGGCATTTTCTGACGGCCCAGCGCTGCGCAGGCGGCGTGGTCGCTCACCACCGATTCGATCGACGTCATGTAGGAGCGCCCGGAATAGTGCACGGGGGCGCTGTGGCGACAGTAGTCGACGACCTATTCGGTTTCCTGCTATACACCGTCGGCGAACTCGCCGTGACGCGCCATCTCGACCTCGACTATCTTGCTCCGGTTCAGCTCGACACTCCCTACGCCCTGCACGCCGAACTACGGTCTCGAGATGGCCGGAAATTACATCTCGGGGCCAGAATCGAGGATGCAGGGGGACATTTGGTTGTCACGGCCACAGCACTGTTCATTGTGGTCGATGTCAAACATTTCTTGCAGTCGCCGGTGAGTGCAAGGAGACAGGCATGA
- a CDS encoding long-chain fatty acid--CoA ligase — protein MQSTMMNVPLTTAAILRHGSSVHGSATVRTLQLDGSVKVATFSEIGRRSAQLANALRACGITGDERVATLMWNNQEHVEAYCAVPSMGAVLHTLNLRLASDQLVYIGNHAQDQVVIVDGSLVPMMASVLLQLTSVHTIVVTGDVDLTPLHREGLTVVDYEEFISAQPETFDWPDLDEQSAAAACYTSGTTGDPKGVAYSHRSTYLHSMAACAADGLSVSSDDRILPIVPMFHANAWGLVYAALMAGADLLMPDRFLQAEPLVRLIDVHKATIAGAVPTIWNDVLDFLDSHPSYDISSLGLVACGGSAVPVHLMKAFEERYNVQVVQAWGMTETSPLAAVARPPASLDAQERWRLRATQGRPVAGVELRIVDDGGNELPHDGEAVGELQVRGPWITGSYIGEEDGGDKFQDGWLRTGDVGRIDERSFVTLTDRTKDVIKSGGEWISSVELELLLAGHPDVLEASVIGVPDEKWQERPLAVIVVRDGRQVTPAQLRDFLDGKVATWWLPERWSFTAEVPKTSVGKFDKKRLRTLHANGELTVVEI, from the coding sequence ATGCAGAGCACGATGATGAACGTCCCGTTGACGACCGCGGCGATTCTGCGCCACGGCTCGAGTGTGCACGGCTCGGCGACCGTGCGGACTTTGCAACTTGACGGAAGCGTGAAGGTTGCTACGTTCTCCGAAATCGGACGGAGGTCCGCTCAGTTGGCCAACGCATTGCGGGCTTGCGGGATCACAGGCGATGAGCGCGTCGCGACCCTCATGTGGAACAACCAGGAGCACGTGGAGGCCTACTGCGCAGTGCCCTCGATGGGAGCGGTGCTGCATACCCTGAATCTACGGCTCGCCTCCGATCAGCTTGTTTACATCGGTAACCACGCTCAGGACCAAGTCGTGATTGTCGATGGAAGCCTAGTACCCATGATGGCCTCAGTGTTGCTGCAGCTCACTAGCGTGCATACCATCGTTGTCACCGGAGATGTGGACCTTACCCCGCTGCACCGTGAGGGACTGACAGTCGTTGATTACGAGGAGTTCATCTCCGCCCAGCCCGAGACGTTCGACTGGCCAGACCTCGACGAGCAGTCTGCGGCCGCGGCCTGTTACACCTCTGGCACCACCGGCGACCCCAAAGGTGTCGCCTATAGCCACCGGTCGACTTACCTCCACTCGATGGCGGCCTGCGCCGCCGACGGACTGAGCGTGAGCAGCGATGACCGAATCCTCCCCATCGTCCCGATGTTCCACGCGAACGCCTGGGGGCTGGTCTACGCCGCACTCATGGCGGGTGCCGACTTGCTCATGCCTGACCGGTTCCTACAAGCCGAGCCGCTCGTGCGGCTGATCGACGTCCACAAGGCAACCATCGCCGGGGCAGTCCCGACCATCTGGAACGACGTCTTGGACTTCCTGGATTCCCACCCCAGCTACGACATCTCGTCTCTAGGCCTGGTCGCTTGCGGTGGCTCAGCTGTACCCGTTCATCTGATGAAGGCCTTCGAAGAGAGGTACAACGTACAGGTTGTACAGGCGTGGGGAATGACCGAGACCTCGCCACTAGCGGCTGTCGCGCGGCCGCCGGCGTCGCTCGACGCCCAGGAGCGGTGGCGTCTGCGAGCGACCCAAGGTCGTCCGGTTGCAGGAGTCGAGCTGAGGATCGTCGACGACGGAGGCAATGAGCTCCCGCACGACGGCGAAGCCGTCGGTGAGTTGCAAGTGCGCGGACCTTGGATTACCGGCTCGTACATCGGCGAAGAGGATGGCGGGGATAAGTTCCAGGACGGCTGGTTGCGCACCGGCGATGTCGGCCGGATCGACGAACGCAGCTTTGTCACGCTGACCGACCGCACCAAGGACGTGATCAAGTCCGGCGGGGAGTGGATCTCCTCGGTCGAGCTCGAACTTCTGCTCGCCGGTCACCCCGACGTGCTCGAGGCATCAGTAATCGGGGTCCCGGATGAGAAGTGGCAGGAACGCCCCCTCGCTGTGATCGTCGTACGCGACGGGCGGCAAGTAACACCTGCCCAACTGCGTGACTTCCTCGACGGCAAGGTCGCCACGTGGTGGCTGCCTGAGCGCTGGAGCTTCACCGCAGAGGTGCCCAAGACCTCGGTCGGCAAGTTCGATAAGAAGCGGTTGCGCACCCTGCATGCGAACGGCGAGCTGACCGTCGTCGAGATTTAG
- a CDS encoding SDR family oxidoreductase produces MTTHRARTAAKTVAITGGARGIGYQTAKELIRRGHRVAIGDVDEKRAQEAATELGVNIVTHLDVTDPTSFRQFLELVEEELGPLDVLINNAGIMPTGHVHEEDDTVTRRQVEINVLGVVFGTKLALQRMLPRRAGHIINTASLAGELAVPGLATYCGTKFAVIGFTEAARHEYRTSGVELSTVRPTFTNTELVAGTAGAKGLRNAEPEEIARATADLIERPRPFVRVTRLAGVLVAAMKFVPGWLTARLGSALGTDSVFLDGVDTAARQAYLDRIRSH; encoded by the coding sequence GTGACGACACACCGTGCCCGCACCGCCGCAAAGACCGTAGCTATCACCGGCGGGGCCCGCGGCATCGGCTACCAGACCGCGAAGGAGCTGATTCGACGAGGCCACCGCGTCGCCATCGGCGATGTCGATGAGAAGCGCGCTCAGGAGGCCGCCACCGAACTCGGCGTGAATATCGTTACCCACCTCGACGTAACCGACCCCACTTCGTTTCGGCAATTTCTCGAGCTGGTCGAGGAAGAGCTCGGCCCCCTCGACGTGCTGATCAACAATGCGGGCATCATGCCCACTGGTCACGTACACGAGGAAGACGACACGGTGACCCGGAGGCAGGTCGAGATCAACGTCCTGGGAGTCGTCTTTGGGACCAAACTAGCCCTTCAGCGAATGCTGCCGCGGCGCGCTGGGCACATCATCAACACCGCGTCGCTGGCCGGCGAGCTCGCTGTGCCTGGACTGGCGACGTATTGCGGTACCAAATTCGCGGTCATCGGATTCACCGAGGCGGCACGGCACGAGTACCGCACGTCAGGCGTCGAGCTGTCCACCGTTAGGCCCACATTCACCAACACCGAGCTCGTCGCGGGAACCGCTGGTGCCAAGGGACTGCGCAATGCCGAGCCCGAGGAGATCGCGCGGGCGACAGCCGATCTTATCGAGCGCCCGCGTCCATTCGTACGCGTCACTCGCCTGGCCGGCGTATTGGTCGCGGCGATGAAGTTCGTCCCTGGCTGGCTGACCGCCAGGCTCGGATCCGCGCTGGGCACGGACTCGGTATTTCTCGACGGCGTCGACACAGCGGCCCGCCAGGCCTACCTGGACAGAATCCGGAGCCACTGA
- a CDS encoding aldehyde dehydrogenase family protein: MSATIPAGVLDVRNPADGRLIATVAVDDRETVSLVAADLRDAQVGWAEAGPRQRAKWLHRWRDWILDHTDELTNLLQAETGKVRPDALVETTASCEFISYYADHAAQFLAGEQVRSSSLLTLSKRLTTTYHPFPVVGMIMPWNFPITLFLMDAAPALAAGCAVLAKSSEETPLTCARIIEGWHEIGAPAVLAHVVGDGDSGAAVVDAADFVQFTGSTATGRAVAIRCAEHLKPMSLELGGKDPAIVLEDADLARAVEGIAWGALFNAGQVCISVERVYVVSEVYDEFVARLTQRVRSLAHGAAGRDVGAMVTARQVDIADRHVSEAVVAGAQVLAGGTRSAVGNYYAPTVLVGVDHTMACMTEETFGPTIPVMQVADENEAIRLANDSAYGLSATVWTRDHARAQRIALQLNAGAVNINDVFSNLFATTLPHSGWKASGIGTRLGGAHGLRKYCRVQAVTEPRIPVLSRELTWYPYTPRRAAMAGRVLRAAAGRGLWQRLGLNKENSK, translated from the coding sequence ATGAGCGCGACGATCCCAGCGGGCGTCTTGGACGTGCGCAACCCCGCCGACGGTCGGCTCATCGCAACCGTCGCTGTCGACGACCGCGAGACAGTAAGTCTCGTCGCTGCTGATCTTCGAGACGCTCAGGTCGGGTGGGCCGAAGCCGGCCCACGCCAACGCGCCAAATGGCTGCATCGCTGGCGGGACTGGATCCTTGATCACACCGACGAGCTCACCAACTTGTTGCAAGCCGAGACAGGCAAGGTGCGTCCCGACGCCCTGGTGGAGACGACAGCATCGTGCGAGTTCATCAGCTACTACGCCGACCATGCCGCGCAGTTTCTCGCCGGCGAGCAGGTCAGGTCCTCGAGCCTGCTGACCTTGTCGAAACGACTCACTACGACCTATCACCCCTTCCCGGTCGTCGGCATGATCATGCCGTGGAACTTCCCGATCACCCTCTTCCTCATGGACGCAGCGCCCGCGCTGGCAGCCGGCTGCGCGGTCCTGGCGAAGTCCTCGGAGGAGACGCCGCTGACGTGCGCGCGGATCATCGAGGGCTGGCACGAGATCGGCGCCCCCGCGGTTCTGGCGCACGTTGTAGGTGATGGCGATTCGGGCGCAGCCGTGGTCGATGCCGCTGACTTTGTACAGTTCACCGGCTCGACCGCCACCGGGCGTGCGGTCGCGATCCGCTGTGCCGAGCATTTGAAGCCGATGAGTCTGGAGCTTGGCGGCAAAGATCCGGCGATCGTGCTGGAGGACGCCGACCTTGCTCGTGCGGTGGAGGGAATCGCGTGGGGCGCTCTGTTCAACGCGGGACAGGTATGCATCTCTGTCGAGCGGGTGTATGTGGTATCTGAGGTTTACGACGAGTTCGTGGCGCGGCTGACCCAACGTGTGCGGTCCCTCGCCCATGGTGCGGCCGGTCGCGACGTGGGCGCAATGGTCACCGCGAGGCAGGTCGATATTGCCGATCGCCACGTCAGCGAGGCAGTGGTGGCAGGTGCGCAGGTTCTGGCTGGCGGAACTCGGAGTGCGGTCGGAAACTACTACGCTCCGACGGTCCTGGTCGGTGTCGACCACACGATGGCCTGCATGACCGAGGAGACCTTCGGTCCCACGATTCCGGTGATGCAGGTCGCGGATGAGAACGAGGCCATCCGCCTGGCCAACGACTCGGCGTACGGCTTGTCTGCGACGGTGTGGACCCGAGACCATGCTCGTGCTCAGCGCATCGCATTACAGCTAAACGCGGGAGCTGTCAACATAAATGATGTCTTCAGCAACCTGTTCGCCACCACACTGCCGCACAGTGGATGGAAGGCCTCGGGCATCGGTACTCGGCTCGGCGGAGCTCACGGGCTACGCAAGTACTGCCGGGTACAGGCAGTGACAGAGCCACGGATCCCTGTCCTGTCGCGAGAACTCACCTGGTACCCGTACACCCCGCGGCGCGCGGCCATGGCCGGAAGAGTGTTGCGCGCGGCGGCCGGTCGCGGCCTATGGCAGCGCCTCGGCCTCAACAAGGAGAACAGCAAGTGA
- a CDS encoding transglutaminase domain-containing protein produces the protein MKTDRMTFLGATDFLDIEHELVREFTATVIGDASTGREKAKRLFAAVRDRVWYDPYTVSDDPAHYRASFVLESGRAYCVPKAVLLTAVCRAAGIPAVLGFADVRNHLQTDALRALMGGTDLFVYHGYSLLNIDGRWLKATPAFNTELCARFGVPPVDFDGDRDALLHAFSADGAEHMEYVRERGVYDDLPLNAILAELRRTYGPLIFKRPQVIADAFTDTRAHRTHPDGIARDPHSPTEVR, from the coding sequence ATGAAAACGGACCGGATGACATTCTTGGGAGCGACCGACTTCCTCGACATCGAGCACGAGTTAGTCCGGGAGTTCACCGCCACTGTGATCGGCGACGCGAGCACCGGCCGAGAGAAGGCGAAGCGTCTCTTCGCCGCCGTTCGCGACCGGGTCTGGTATGACCCCTACACGGTGTCTGACGACCCTGCCCACTATCGCGCGAGCTTCGTCCTCGAGTCCGGGCGCGCCTATTGCGTCCCGAAGGCGGTGCTCTTGACCGCGGTGTGCCGTGCGGCGGGGATCCCTGCGGTGCTTGGCTTCGCTGACGTCCGCAATCACTTGCAGACAGACGCGTTGCGAGCGCTCATGGGTGGCACAGACCTGTTCGTCTATCACGGTTACAGCCTCCTCAATATCGACGGCCGGTGGTTGAAGGCGACGCCCGCGTTCAACACCGAGTTGTGTGCGCGTTTCGGTGTGCCGCCGGTGGATTTCGACGGCGATCGCGATGCACTACTGCACGCCTTTTCTGCCGACGGAGCCGAGCATATGGAGTACGTCCGCGAGCGGGGCGTCTACGACGACTTGCCGTTGAACGCGATCCTGGCCGAACTTCGCCGCACCTATGGGCCTCTTATCTTCAAGCGGCCCCAGGTGATCGCTGACGCTTTCACCGATACACGCGCCCACCGCACCCATCCCGACGGGATCGCCCGCGATCCCCATTCACCTACGGAGGTCCGATGA
- a CDS encoding cytochrome P450, producing the protein MTYAIHLPLAKSRERLSSVLLAPLPSRVDAALLRASDQWPVRELAMPPAGSGLKPIRGTAGLPVLGHTLDYIRFGSSFTRARYQRFGPVSWMGAFGTKIVMVAGPDAIQEALTVKAKSFSQDGWAYLIDAFFHRGLMLMSFDEHRMHRRIMQEAFTRDRLTAYVDQLGPPLETGIPAWPAGQSTRIYPLLKGLTLDVATKVFMADRGGSEDTDAINDAFVAAVRAASSIIRFPLPGTRWRAGVRGRALLEDYFTFHLPAARSAQGEDLFAALCHARTADGQAFTDEDVVNHMIFLMMAAHDTSTITSTAAVYFLAKHPAWQERARAESDQLGGRRPTIDDLDALKTLDLVIKETLRLVAPVPIMMRKTIEDVEIAGHQIPANTLVAVAPAVNHFDESYWTDPDTFDPDRFTEPRHEDRNHRLGWIPFGGGVHKCIGLHFGTLEVKAILHHMLRTYTWTVPDQYEARWDNTSLPIPVDGLPIDLEHR; encoded by the coding sequence GTGACGTACGCCATCCATCTGCCGCTGGCGAAGAGTCGGGAGCGACTCTCGTCAGTCCTCCTGGCGCCACTGCCGAGCCGGGTCGATGCGGCCCTCCTGCGGGCCAGTGATCAGTGGCCTGTCCGTGAGCTGGCAATGCCCCCCGCAGGGTCGGGCCTCAAGCCGATCCGAGGGACCGCTGGTCTGCCTGTGCTCGGTCACACCCTGGACTACATCCGTTTCGGATCCAGCTTCACCCGGGCCAGGTACCAGCGATTCGGGCCCGTCTCATGGATGGGCGCCTTCGGCACCAAGATTGTGATGGTGGCCGGTCCAGATGCCATACAGGAGGCGCTGACCGTCAAGGCGAAATCGTTCTCACAGGACGGGTGGGCGTATCTCATCGACGCCTTTTTTCACCGGGGTCTGATGCTGATGAGCTTCGACGAGCACAGGATGCATCGACGAATCATGCAGGAGGCGTTCACCCGCGACCGCCTGACCGCCTATGTGGACCAGCTCGGGCCGCCGCTCGAGACCGGTATTCCCGCGTGGCCAGCGGGCCAGTCCACACGCATCTATCCACTGCTGAAGGGCCTGACCCTTGACGTAGCGACGAAGGTCTTCATGGCGGATCGGGGTGGCAGTGAGGACACTGACGCCATCAACGACGCCTTCGTGGCGGCCGTGCGTGCGGCCAGCTCGATCATCCGTTTCCCGCTGCCGGGGACTCGGTGGCGGGCCGGAGTCCGTGGGCGTGCGCTCCTGGAGGACTACTTCACCTTCCACCTGCCGGCGGCGCGGAGCGCCCAGGGAGAGGACCTTTTTGCGGCGCTGTGCCATGCCCGCACGGCCGACGGTCAAGCTTTCACCGATGAGGACGTCGTCAACCACATGATCTTCTTGATGATGGCGGCACACGACACCTCGACCATCACCAGCACCGCTGCCGTCTACTTCCTCGCCAAGCATCCAGCTTGGCAGGAACGGGCTCGGGCCGAGTCCGACCAACTGGGCGGACGTCGCCCAACTATCGACGACCTGGACGCGCTGAAGACTCTCGACCTGGTGATCAAGGAGACGCTACGGCTGGTGGCGCCCGTGCCGATCATGATGCGTAAGACCATCGAGGATGTCGAAATCGCCGGACACCAAATCCCCGCAAACACACTGGTAGCCGTGGCTCCGGCGGTGAACCACTTCGACGAATCGTACTGGACCGATCCCGACACTTTTGACCCTGACCGCTTCACCGAGCCGCGGCATGAGGACCGGAATCATCGCCTCGGGTGGATCCCCTTCGGAGGAGGCGTGCACAAGTGCATCGGCCTGCATTTCGGCACTCTCGAGGTGAAGGCGATCCTGCATCACATGCTGCGAACCTACACCTGGACGGTCCCTGACCAGTATGAAGCCAGGTGGGACAACACCTCGCTCCCAATTCCCGTCGACGGATTGCCGATAGACCTGGAGCACAGATGA
- a CDS encoding NAD(P)/FAD-dependent oxidoreductase produces MTTRRAVIVGGSHAGVQLASSLRQEGWTDEITIIGEEAVLPYHRPPLSKAYLAGKQTLDELAIRSAEFYNKQEIQLVDATVEAIDRSAGLLSLSTGDEVPYDNLALCTGARPRRLPVPGVDLAGVYYLRSAADVEMIREESSPGRRVVIIGGGYIGLETAASLRALGLQVTVLEATERVLERVTAPEVSAFFDRIHRQEGVNIRTGALVEALSGDVRIREVFLSSGESIPADLVIVGIGVEPNTELAAGAGLLVDNGIVIDGQSRTSDHNIMAAGDCASHDMARYGRRIRLESVPSAGEQAKVAAATICGKSKNIAALPWFWSDQYDLKLQIAGLNTGYDEVVLSGDPTRGREFTCFYLRAGELIAADCINRPRDFIFSKRAITQQLRISRAELVLAGSP; encoded by the coding sequence ATGACCACGCGGCGGGCCGTCATCGTCGGGGGCAGCCACGCCGGGGTCCAACTCGCCAGCAGTCTGCGCCAAGAAGGATGGACCGACGAGATCACCATCATTGGAGAAGAGGCGGTATTACCATACCACCGCCCTCCGCTGTCGAAGGCATACCTGGCAGGGAAGCAAACCCTCGACGAGCTCGCGATTCGCAGCGCCGAGTTCTATAACAAGCAGGAAATCCAACTCGTGGATGCAACGGTGGAGGCGATCGACCGTTCGGCTGGCCTGCTCTCACTGAGCACCGGCGACGAAGTGCCCTACGACAATCTCGCACTGTGCACGGGCGCTCGCCCCCGTCGACTCCCCGTGCCCGGTGTCGACCTGGCCGGGGTCTATTACCTACGCTCCGCGGCGGACGTCGAGATGATCCGAGAGGAAAGCAGCCCGGGGCGCCGGGTCGTGATCATCGGCGGCGGATATATCGGACTGGAGACGGCCGCCTCGCTGCGTGCGCTGGGTCTGCAGGTCACTGTGCTCGAGGCTACCGAACGCGTCCTCGAACGGGTCACCGCCCCCGAGGTATCCGCGTTCTTCGACCGAATTCACCGACAGGAGGGCGTGAACATCCGAACAGGCGCGCTAGTCGAGGCCCTATCCGGAGACGTCAGGATCCGAGAGGTATTCCTGTCCAGCGGCGAATCAATTCCTGCCGACCTCGTCATTGTCGGCATCGGCGTGGAGCCGAATACCGAACTCGCCGCCGGCGCGGGTCTGCTGGTCGACAACGGGATCGTGATCGACGGCCAGAGTCGGACCAGCGACCACAACATCATGGCCGCTGGGGACTGCGCCAGTCACGACATGGCCCGTTACGGCCGTCGCATACGCCTGGAATCTGTACCCAGCGCGGGCGAGCAGGCCAAGGTCGCTGCCGCGACCATCTGCGGGAAGTCAAAGAACATAGCTGCGCTTCCATGGTTCTGGTCGGATCAATACGATCTCAAGCTCCAGATCGCCGGTCTGAACACCGGCTACGACGAAGTCGTACTCAGCGGAGATCCTACCCGGGGCCGCGAATTCACATGCTTCTACCTCCGTGCTGGCGAGCTGATTGCCGCCGACTGCATCAATCGCCCCCGTGACTTCATCTTCAGCAAGCGGGCCATCACCCAGCAGCTTCGCATAAGCCGGGCAGAACTGGTGCTCGCTGGCTCGCCCTGA
- a CDS encoding cytochrome P450: MKIPGAITAKVQSTIPMDLQIQGAHLYDKTRRWMTGTNGEKLFVERPIPPVEEVALADIDLSNPFLYRQGRWQSYFARLRNEAPVHYQPDSPFGPFWSVTRHADIVAVDKNHELFSAEPFIVIGAPPRFLDIEMFIAMDPPRHDAQRAAVQGVVAPKNLREMEGLIRSRVQEVLDDLPVDKPFDWVQNVSIELTARMLATLLDFPYEQRHKLVYWSDLATSLEQANGGPSDNDEVFPGMRDMARGLSALWHDKAARTAAGEQPGFDLITMLQSNENTKDLIDRPMEFLGNLVLLIVGGNDTTRNSMSGGVLALNRFPEQFAKLKANPDLIPNMCSEIIRWQTPLAYMRRVARADTVLNGQFIRKGDKVVMWYASGNRDERVFERSDDFIIDRSNARNHIAFGFGVHRCMGNRLAELQLRILWEELLPRFENIEVVEEPEYVQSNFVRGISKMMVRLTPKTSI, translated from the coding sequence ATGAAGATTCCCGGAGCAATCACCGCCAAGGTTCAGTCGACCATCCCGATGGATCTACAGATCCAGGGTGCACACCTATATGACAAGACTCGCCGATGGATGACCGGAACGAACGGGGAGAAGCTCTTCGTCGAGAGGCCCATCCCGCCAGTCGAAGAAGTCGCGCTCGCCGACATCGACCTCAGCAACCCTTTCCTGTACCGCCAGGGACGCTGGCAGTCCTACTTCGCGCGCCTGCGAAACGAGGCCCCAGTCCACTATCAGCCAGACAGTCCGTTCGGTCCGTTCTGGTCCGTCACGCGGCATGCTGACATCGTGGCCGTCGACAAGAACCACGAACTCTTCTCCGCTGAGCCGTTCATCGTTATCGGGGCTCCGCCCCGTTTCCTCGATATCGAGATGTTCATCGCGATGGACCCGCCACGACACGACGCACAGCGGGCCGCTGTTCAAGGCGTGGTCGCGCCGAAGAACCTGCGCGAGATGGAGGGCCTGATTCGATCGCGCGTCCAAGAGGTGCTCGACGATCTACCCGTAGATAAGCCGTTCGACTGGGTGCAGAACGTCTCGATCGAACTGACCGCGCGGATGCTTGCGACCCTGCTGGATTTCCCGTACGAGCAACGTCACAAGCTCGTCTACTGGTCGGACCTCGCAACCTCGCTGGAGCAGGCCAACGGTGGGCCATCGGACAACGATGAGGTGTTCCCCGGCATGCGCGACATGGCGAGAGGTCTCAGCGCTCTCTGGCACGACAAAGCGGCCCGGACAGCCGCTGGGGAGCAGCCCGGATTCGATCTGATCACGATGTTGCAAAGCAATGAAAATACCAAGGACCTGATCGACCGCCCGATGGAGTTCTTGGGCAACCTCGTATTGCTGATCGTCGGAGGGAACGACACGACCCGGAACTCGATGAGCGGCGGCGTTCTTGCGCTCAACCGCTTCCCTGAACAGTTCGCGAAGCTGAAAGCGAACCCCGACCTGATCCCCAACATGTGCTCGGAGATCATCCGATGGCAAACTCCGCTTGCCTACATGCGCCGTGTCGCCAGAGCTGACACCGTTCTTAACGGGCAGTTCATCCGCAAGGGCGACAAGGTAGTGATGTGGTACGCCTCGGGAAACCGCGACGAGCGAGTATTCGAACGCTCCGACGATTTCATCATCGACCGGTCAAACGCCCGCAACCACATAGCCTTCGGCTTCGGTGTTCACCGCTGTATGGGCAACCGGCTCGCCGAGCTGCAGCTGCGGATCCTCTGGGAGGAGCTACTTCCTCGCTTCGAAAATATCGAGGTTGTCGAGGAGCCCGAGTACGTGCAGTCCAACTTTGTGCGGGGCATCAGCAAGATGATGGTCCGTCTCACCCCGAAAACCAGCATATGA